In the genome of Taeniopygia guttata chromosome 26, bTaeGut7.mat, whole genome shotgun sequence, one region contains:
- the KCNA3 gene encoding potassium voltage-gated channel subfamily A member 3, translating to MDERRSLLYSPAASSAGRQPRGGSSSSHHNLGYSEPPAAPQPGPEQQEEEGEEGEEGSMTVVGGGGGGGGDPVLEEPQHPPALLGGDRYDQPPAPAVPAGQPAGAAEHECCERVVINISGLRFETQLKTLAQFPETLLGDPRKRMRYFDPLRNEYFFDRNRPSFDAILYYYQSGGRIRRPVNVPIDIFSEEIRFYQLGEEAMEKFREDEGFIREEQRPLPEKEFQRQVWLLFEYPESSGPARGIAIVSVLVILISIVIFCLETLPEFRDDHDYEGTGGTFGTGSGPLSPDVFTNSTSSPASMVSSFTDPFFVVETLCIIWFSFELLVRFFACPSKATFSKNIMNIIDIVAIIPYFITLGTELAERQGNGQQAMSLAILRVIRLVRVFRIFKLSRHSKGLQILGQTLKASMRELGLLIFFLFIGVILFSSAVYFAEADDPSSGFSSIPDAFWWAVVTMTTVGYGDMHPITIGGKIVGSLCAIAGVLTIALPVPVIVSNFNYFYHRETEGEEQAQYMHVGSCQHLSSSEEMKKARSNSTLSKSEYMVIEEGGINHSAFKQAAFKAGNCTTTNNPNCVNIKKIFTDV from the coding sequence ATGGACGAGCGCCGGAGCTTGCTGTACTCTCCGGCCGCCTCCTCCGCCGGCCGGCAGCCGCGGGGCGGCTCGAGCAGCAGCCACCACAACCTGGGCTACAGCGagccccccgccgccccccagCCGGGccccgagcagcaggaggaagagggcGAAGAAGGGGAGGAAGGCAGCATGACCGTGGTGGGAGgaggcggcggtggcggcggcgaCCCCGTGCTGGAGGAGCCGCAGCATCCTCCTGCGCTGCTCGGGGGGGATCGCTACGATCAGCCCCCGGCGCCGGCCGTGCCCGCCGGGCAGCCCGCGGGCGCTGCGGAGCACGAGTGCTGCGAGCGCGTGGTGATCAACATCTCGGGGCTGCGCTTCGAGACCCAGCTCAAGACCCTGGCACAGTTCCCCGAGACGCTGCTGGGGGACCCCCGGAAAAGGATGCGCTACTTCGACCCCCTCCGCAATGAGTATTTTTTCGACCGTAACCGTCCCAGCTTCGACGCCATCCTCTACTACTACCAGTCGGGCGGGCGCATCCGGCGGCCCGTCAATGTCCCCATCGACATCTTCTCCGAGGAGATCCGCTTCTACCAGCTGGGGGAGGAGGCCATGGAGAAATTTCGGGAGGACGAGGGTTTCATTCGGGAGGAGCAGCGGCCGCTTCCCGAGAAGGAGTTTCAGCGCCAGGTGTGGCTCCTCTTCGAGTACCCCGAGAGCTCTGGGCCGGCCCGAGGCATTGCCATTGTCTCTGTCCTGGTCATCCTTATCTCTATTGTCATCTTCTGTCTGGAGACCCTGCCTGAATTCAGGGATGACCATGACTatgagggaactggggggacCTTCGGGACAGGCAGCGGCCCTCTCTCACCTGATGTCTTCACCAACTCCACATCCTCACCTGCTTCCATGGTGTCATCCTTCACCGACCCTTTCTTTGTGGTGGAGACTTTGTGCATCATCTGGTTCTCCTTTGAGCTGCTGGTCCGTTTCTTTGCCTGCCCCAGCAAGGCCACTTTCTCCAAGAACATCATGAACATCATTGACATTGTGGCCATCATCCCCTACTTCATCACGCTGGGCACGGAGCTGGCTGAGCGGCAAGGCAATGGCCAGCAAGCCATGTCCTTGGCCATCCTCAGAGTCATCCGCCTCGTCAGGGTCTTCCGCATCTTCAAGCTCTCCCGGCACTCCAAGGGGCTGCAGATCCTGGGGCAGACCCTCAAGGCCAgcatgagggagctgggcttgctcatcttcttcctcttcattgGCGTCATCCTCTTCTCCAGCGCCGTTTACTTTGCAGAAGCTGATGACCCCAGCTCAGGGTTCAGTAGCATCCCTGATGCCTTCTGGTGGGCCGTGGTCACCATGACCACTGTGGGCTACGGGGACATGCACCCCATCACCATTGGGGGCAAGATCGTGGGGTCTCTGTGCGCCATCGCGGGGGTGCTGACCATCGCCCTCCCCGTGCCCGTCATCGTCTCCAATTTCAACTATTTCTACCACCGGGAGACAGAAGGTGAGGAACAAGCCCAGTACATGCATGTCGGGAGCTGCCAGCACCTCTCGTCCAGCGAGGAGATGAAGAAGGCTCGCAGCAATTCCACCCTCAGCAAGTCCGAGTACATGGTGATTGAGGAAGGGGGGATCAATCACAGTGCATTCAAACAGGCTGCCTTTAAAGCAGGCAACTGCACAACCACAAACAATCCCAACTGTGTGAACATCAAAAAGATCTTTACGGATGTTTAA